A segment of the Scophthalmus maximus strain ysfricsl-2021 chromosome 11, ASM2237912v1, whole genome shotgun sequence genome:
tgtagctttgagATTAGTTATTGTACTTTAAGtgaatttttaaatgtaaagtttcattttcagttcaaCTCTGATCGTTTGAATCTTAATTCAGTGGAAGTTTCCAGTAACTTTCAGTCGGTGACTCAGTGTGGAAACAAATCACAATGAGGAAGAGTGATGTCATCACCGTCCCATCacgctcctgtgtgtgtgtgtgtgtgtgtgtgtgtgtgtgtgtgctcatgccAGCAGCTCCTTAGTGATGGCTGCTCGCTGTTCATGTGTTACCACAGCAACCAGCTGCTGCTCATGTGTTGTTTATGATCCGTGTGTCGGACGGCGAGTCGTCTCCCCTCAGGACGGACAGACGGGAAGTAAAGAGTTTTTATTGCGTTTTTAAATCAACAGTAACTGTTCCCACTGAACCTGTTCACACTCGTCGCTTCGCTTTCACATCTTCGTTTTCCACAGACACGAACCGACGAGTCGATGAGTCGCTgatgaaacagctgatcagtggCGGTGAACAGTCACAGACctgagacgaggaggaggaggtcgtcAACAGGAAGCAGCCAATCGTCAGGACAAATAAAATCTTCATCTcctgatgaaatgatgaaatgatgaagttGCAGGTTGAAACGAGACGACAGACGTCTCACGACGTGACGATGCACTTCACAGAAAGTTGCATCACTTTTCATGACGTCGTCATCGAGTTTGTGTTTATCGCCGAGGAAATTTACAACACATCCTGTTTGCAATTCCCCAGAAGTTATGATCATTCAaaaacttgacctttgacctttacaggTCAAATGTGGTATGTGACCTCagaactagagcccgaccggtatggatttttgggggccaatgacgatatcgatattaggaaAAACAAGATTCTCGATCCCGATACATCGgctgatacatatatatatatatatatatatatatatatatatatatatatgtatatgtacagtatgtatacatgtatgtatgattCTAAAAGGTTgttatcaaaactttatgacagaaatgtgattgaggcttgatattttagtataaccataaactttatcataaaaaacaaataaaaatgacaaatacaaccaaataaatagaactcgaatgaagaaaaaagatttattttacatttaaacataaaacattagTGCACTTTACAGGCTCATATCTGCGATAGTATCGTCCGATACGATACGTCTGTTGGAGCCcgagcgtttagttcaacaagcgtattcaacaggtcgtagaaacatggagactcacacggaggtcgctccacctcatgaACTGTGTTTAACTTtgatatgaacagagttatggacaatatgttcaatttctgtgaataagttcctataaatattacaaactgtagctttaatgtaaGATCATGTActtaattataaatatttcggtttagattttttttcacaggtgtaagtgttgGTTGTTTAGTCaacatgtgtatgaatgtgtatgataGATTGTACGTAGTTATGCTCGTCTGAATGACTTCCTGTATTTGTGTGGAACCTAAATGTGACGAGGCGCTCTGTAACTGAGTGTTTCATACAAATAAACAACCATtgttattatgatgattatgaaCGTGGTTCATCTGTGCGTCGGGCCTGCGGAGCGCCTGCTGACGtcgtctctctgcagcagaacaTTTGAAACAAAGTGTGAAGTCGTGTTTGTTCTCGCTGAACGTCGAGTGGGCGactctctgctgcctctttgTTTAATGGCGATATCAGCGAGGGCTAATGAAAGTCTGCTAATCCTCTCGACGCTCCGTTaattcctctcctccacatTCCGCCGTTGTGTTTGTCGTGGTCGGACGCCGGCGGCGCCGAGAcgccgctgctgctgagagTTCCATTGTTTTATTGCTCAGACTCCATTTAGAGTCAATAAGCGCTAATGGACGTTTGTTTAACTTAAATGTCAGCGTTCCTCCATCACCGCACAGCCgccggctgtcaatcaaacacacgGCACGTCATGTGACCTGCGGAGGAGGAGACtcaggcttcaaaacggcagcgCCCAGAGGACCGGGCACCAGAGACCAGCCCAGAACCAGGACCCAGCACCAGGACCAGCAGAAGGAACCAGACCAGCAGACAGTAGGTAGAACTTTATCTTCTGTGTTTGACGTCTCCGTCCTCAGGTGGGatcacctcttcttcttcttcttcttctccccctgaTATCTGGGCAGGTATGCAGAGTCCACGTTGTCCCGCCATCTTCATCCTCGTGCTGATGGTGCTGTGCAGTCCGGTTTCCTCTCAGGACGACaggaaccaggaccaggaccaggaccagtaccaggacctggacctggagctgcGTCATCACCGGCTGCTGCAAAGAGCTCGCAGTGCAGACCTCCTGACGCAGGTGAGAGGTCCAGCGACCGCTACAGTGAGGGTTTGATTTTCACAGAACTAGTAAATTTGGGGCAAAtagaaaagcagatgaggaggagcaaCAGAACCGAACCAGAACTTCACTGGGCAGAGCTCAGACCTCGGCCGAAGGTCCAATGGTCCCCGAGTGAAACCGCATGTAAATCCATCAGATGTCTCCATCAGAtcggcattttttttaacttggacttgttgaactattcctttctTGGTTGTCGTGTTTGAACATAAAGAATCAAAAAGACTCATTTCATTCGTCCTTCGGTGTTTTAACGACGACGATCGGGACGCGAGATGTTTAGACATAAACAGACCAGATCTTCTTgtgacaaactgaaacaaactgtTGGTGTGAAACATCATTTTGAACCTTTACTCCACTTTCTCGAGTCACTTTTTTCAATGTGGAACAGAGTCACTGGGGCCACTGACCTCCGACCACAGGGGGCAGCACCGAGTCCATCACGACTCGTGACATGTAGGTTGTAAGTCAAGTCGCGTGACAACGGACGGTTGGTTTTGGTAAACGTTCGTTCGAGCGGCGGCGGCCGAACGTCCAGTTTCTTCGGGACCGAAACCGACGTGAAAGAGAAAATTGtaaagaaactgaaatctgaGCTTCTGCTGCTGCGTCTGACGTGACACAGTTACCACAACGAGAAGTCCACAGAATCAATCTTGTTTCCGGTTGTTACGGACTCGTTTGAACCCTGAGGATCTCCGAGGGTAGAACTTTATCTTCTGTcaatctgaaatgaaatgtcgCTGATTGTTTCTTATGAACAGCAGGAGGTTTTATTCCCCCGACAGCGACAGTCCAGTCGAGCTTTCACAGGGTTGATTCTGGCGGTGTGGCGCTCGGGGACAAATGATCCGGAGCCGCCCTCACACGACGTTTAATGAACATGAATACATAATCAGACATCAGCAGTCGACTCTGGGAGGCGGCGCGAGGATGCAGATGAGtttgcgttgttgttgtttgagccTGAATGAGCTCAACATGATTATCTGCACCGCCTGTGGTGAGAGCGGCTGCTGGGACGATCGTGTCGGAACATCTGGTTCATACACACATTATCTTCACTGACGTCTGGTTGATGGCTCATTGTTTTGtcagaggataaaaaaaaacctgaggtTTCGACTGAACCAGCTCATGTGGTGAAGATCTGACGAGAAGCTTCAGAACTTCACACGTCGTTCAAACGTCTCGTTTCTCTTCTTCGTTTTGATTCAGAATTGAACACTGAAGGAAACTGCAGCTGATgaactcatcatcatcgtttGCTGAGGAAGAACTTCAGGCGTTTATGTGCTCTGATATTTACCAAACACTTCCTAATGGTCTAAATAGTTAAAAGTCTGATTCTGACGTGTTTTAACTGGTCTAAACTGGTCTTAACTGGTCTTAACTGGTCTAAACTGGTCTTAACTGGTCTTAACTGGTCTAAACTGGTCTAAACTGGTCTTAACTGGTCTTAACTGGTCTAAACTGGTCTTAACTGGTCTTAACTGGTCTAAACTGGTCTTAACTGGTCTTAACTGGTCTAAACTGGTCTAAACTGGTCTTAACTGGTCTTAACTGGTCTAAACTGGTCTTAACTGGTCTAAACTGGTCTTAACTGGTCTTAACTGGTCTAAACTGGTCTTAACTGGTCTAAACTGGTCTTAACTGGTCTTAACTGGTCTAAACTGGTCTTAACTGGTCTTAACTGGTCTAAACTGGTCTTAACTGGTCTTAACTGGTCTAAACTGGTCTAAACTGGTCTAACTGGTCTAAACTGGTCTAAACTGGTCTTAACTGGTCTAACTGGTCTAAACTGGTGTAAACTGGTCTAAACTGGTCTAACTGGTATAAACTGGTCTAACTGGTTCTAAATTCTGTTCTAAGTGTTCATCGTTCCGTTGTTTTGCAGGAGTGGAGTAAACGTGCGGTGGCGGACCTGCTGGCTCAGATGTCTCTGCCTGAGGCCGACGCCCAGAGGGATGCTGAGATGGTTTCCACGGCAACAGGAGGAAAGATGAACCTGGAGCGGTCCATCGAACCCCCGAACAATCTGCCCCCCCGCGAACGCAAAGCGGGGTGCAAAAGCTTCTACTGGAAAGGCTACACTTCCTGTTAATGCCCCGCCCAGGTACCTGAGTGTCTCTTTAAGCCCCGCCCAAGTACCTGCCCCTTGCATAATGTTTctcacctgttgttgttgttgttgttgttgttgttgctagcTGAGGCCACAACTTCACTGGACCAACCGACCAATCCCAGATCACCTGACCTGTGCCTCGGCGACTCAATGGACCAATCGGCAGCTGTCTGGCGGCTGTGTACCTGAATAATTATCTATGTAATTATCAATTAAAGAAGTAATCACTGAAGCTTGTGGCTCCGCCTCCGTCTGTCCAGAAATCATCTGTAGATTATTGATCATAGATCGATGATGAGAGTTATAGaacagagaaatcaaagaaTCTGTCTTTACTCAATATCTGAAAAAATGTCACACGTGTTAAAACactgagctctgtgtgtgtgtgtgtgtgtgtgtgtaaacagcagcaggcttctgtgtttgaacagagagagagggtcgaGTCGAATTAACCTTAATGGAGatcagagagcgagagcaaaTGTTGACTGAAGACATTAGACAccactgagagtgtgtgtgtgtcagtgaccttctgtctcacaatgtaaaagaaagagaTCATTCCAAACATTccaggctccgcccctttgtccagatccatgttccatcagacagacagacagacagagagacagagagacagacagacagacagacagagagacaaggagagacagacagaccgacagagagacagagagacagacagaccgacagagagacagacagacagacagacagagagacaaggagagacagacagatggacacacagacagagagacagacagacagagagacaaggagagacagacagatggacacacagacagagagacagacagacagagagacaaggagagacagacagatggacacacagacagagagacagacagacagagagacagacagacagagagacagggagagaaccATCTTGATGGAAGAAATAAACTGAAActggaataaattaaaatgaatgaaaaaagattaaacTGTTATCAGGTAgaacaatgtgtctgtgtgtgtgcgtgtgtgtgtgtgttatctcaCTCTGACAGCAGGTTTGTTAcagtctctttgtgtttccacggtgagttgttgtgtttgtttgtctgtacagtaacagaggtgaaaacatcaggtgtgtgtgtgtgtgtgtgtgtgtgtgtgtgtgttaaaagtttGAGGGCTCAtatctgctgctgtcacactAAATCATTTTAGCGTCGCTTCACACTGTCTGAGAGGAAGTAAACATTTGATTTACACTTGTGTCCACGGTAACGcaccgatgatgatgatgatgatgacgatgatgatgatgatgatgatgatgatgtcgatgatgatgacgatgatgatgatgatgatgatgatgacgatgatgatgatgatgacgatgatgatgatgatgatgatgatgatgatgacgatgatgataacgatgacgacgatgatgatgatgatgtcgatgatgatgacgatgatgatgatgatgatgatgacgatgatgatgatgatgatgatggcgatgacgatgatgatgagtatgacgatgacgatgacgacgatgacgatgacgatgatgatgatgatggtgacgatgatgacgatgacgatgatgatgatgatgatgatgatgatgatgacgatgatgatgatgatgacgatgatgacgatgatgatgacgatgatgatgatgatgatgatgatgatgatgatgatgatgatgacgatgacgatgacgatgacgatgatgatgacgatgatgacgatgatggtgatgatgatgatgatgatgatg
Coding sequences within it:
- the sst1.2 gene encoding somatostatin 1.2 — translated: MQSPRCPAIFILVLMVLCSPVSSQDDRNQDQDQDQYQDLDLELRHHRLLQRARSADLLTQEWSKRAVADLLAQMSLPEADAQRDAEMVSTATGGKMNLERSIEPPNNLPPRERKAGCKSFYWKGYTSC